A stretch of Aureispira sp. CCB-E DNA encodes these proteins:
- a CDS encoding transposase: MYDKLVEIVSKEFHQVPDHRKGHTEYLLHDCLMGAFAMFGLKDPSLLSFIDNAIHRKDNLEQVFKISKLPTDNGMRKILDAVQPSVFQPTFKTIFEHLERLKILESRRYLDQHLLVSVDATGTFSSNKIGCSQCLTKKRKNGTIEHHHQLLAASVVHPNFKTVFPVFGEAITRQDGSKKNDCERKACKRLFPHLRSILPKEKILILLDALYADGPTIKALQAQDIQMDYIIVIKEGYVLEQVKQLRKKDSLHQCQYQKNEKTLCRYRWASNLILNGANQDIIVNYLEYEEYDLEKDKVVYSNKWITNLTLTKSNVSSIATAGRARWKIENETFNTLKNQDYNLEHNYGHGKFYLSTVFALIMLLAFFVDQITRAVDESFEQALKEAKTLRDLRQKVRVLFDFIPTISMNLIYQIIARQVNIRPQLE; encoded by the coding sequence ATGTACGACAAATTAGTAGAAATAGTATCCAAAGAGTTTCACCAAGTTCCAGACCATCGAAAAGGGCATACAGAATATTTGCTACATGATTGTTTAATGGGAGCATTTGCTATGTTTGGTCTAAAAGATCCATCATTATTGAGTTTTATAGATAATGCCATTCATCGTAAGGACAATTTAGAACAAGTCTTTAAAATTAGTAAGCTTCCAACAGATAATGGGATGCGAAAAATTTTAGATGCTGTCCAACCATCTGTTTTTCAGCCTACTTTTAAAACAATCTTTGAACATTTGGAAAGGCTCAAAATACTCGAAAGTAGAAGATACTTAGACCAACATTTGCTAGTAAGTGTTGATGCCACAGGTACATTTTCTTCCAATAAGATTGGTTGTTCTCAATGTTTAACAAAGAAAAGAAAAAATGGTACAATAGAACATCATCACCAATTGTTAGCAGCGAGTGTAGTTCATCCTAATTTCAAGACCGTTTTTCCTGTTTTTGGAGAAGCAATAACGCGGCAGGATGGTTCAAAAAAGAATGATTGTGAACGAAAGGCATGTAAACGATTATTTCCACATTTACGCAGCATACTGCCAAAAGAAAAGATCTTAATTCTTTTAGATGCTTTATATGCTGATGGTCCAACTATTAAAGCACTTCAAGCACAAGATATCCAAATGGATTACATCATAGTAATCAAGGAAGGATATGTTTTGGAACAAGTTAAGCAACTTAGAAAAAAGGATAGTTTGCATCAGTGTCAATACCAGAAAAATGAAAAGACTCTGTGTCGATACAGGTGGGCATCTAACCTCATTCTAAATGGCGCAAACCAAGATATTATCGTAAACTATTTAGAATACGAAGAATATGATTTAGAAAAAGATAAAGTGGTTTATTCCAATAAGTGGATTACCAACCTAACTTTGACTAAATCAAATGTTTCATCTATTGCCACAGCTGGAAGAGCACGTTGGAAAATTGAAAATGAGACATTTAACACCTTGAAGAATCAAGACTACAATTTGGAACATAATTATGGTCATGGAAAATTCTACTTGTCAACAGTATTTGCTTTGATTATGCTATTAGCATTTTTTGTTGACCAGATTACAAGGGCTGTTGATGAAAGTTTTGAACAAGCCTTAAAAGAAGCAAAAACATTGCGTGATTTAAGGCAGAAAGTTCGAGTACTCTTTGATTTTATTCCTACTATTTCAATGAACTTAATCTATCAAATAATTGCTAGACAGGTCAATATTCGACCCCAATTAGAATAG
- a CDS encoding RHS repeat-associated core domain-containing protein — protein MNTKLSTTNSTFDFGKRALGIKAYDLVDHLGNVATQVSDRKAGTLATNDIQTNVLSYQQYYPFGWNQPGRSLNADRSRFTFNGKEFDPEWNIQDYGFRLYDNRLGKFLSFDPLSDKYPDLTPYQFASNTPIQSIDLDGLERFDVQFNREDGDAHLSLVDATGPLRFFIHGNGLYISEDSKRGIALRKAWNTLSDIHGITTARINGYDIIAQSVPSNTVARDPRSIFYPSDPKVRDNVLKPVGTPNGEFGEGIIGLKIKSIPDGSMFKQLDPLNPDELEIEEPEPDLYIIEITREQYIDENFTMVLTPKVLHGPTPADKRNYKKSIKTAKNMAKTPNRVIKINGTPKQQKQFRKDLIKAGVDPKKIRNDLPSNKTNSSFGIQVGEVKTRIIETTRKLNK, from the coding sequence GTGAATACGAAGCTTAGTACTACAAATTCAACATTTGATTTTGGAAAACGTGCCTTAGGTATAAAAGCGTACGATCTAGTAGACCATTTGGGGAATGTGGCGACGCAAGTGAGTGATAGAAAAGCGGGGACGTTGGCTACTAATGATATACAAACTAATGTGCTCAGTTATCAGCAGTATTATCCATTTGGATGGAACCAACCTGGGCGCTCGCTCAATGCTGATAGAAGTCGATTTACGTTTAATGGAAAAGAGTTTGACCCAGAATGGAATATTCAAGATTATGGGTTTAGACTCTATGATAACCGTTTAGGTAAATTTCTTTCCTTCGATCCTCTTTCAGATAAATACCCAGATTTAACACCATATCAATTTGCTAGTAATACACCGATTCAGTCTATTGACTTAGATGGTTTAGAACGATTTGATGTACAGTTTAACAGAGAAGATGGAGATGCTCATTTGTCATTGGTGGATGCTACAGGACCATTACGTTTCTTTATTCATGGTAATGGGTTATATATATCTGAAGATTCTAAACGAGGAATAGCTTTAAGAAAGGCATGGAATACCTTGTCAGATATACATGGAATAACTACAGCTAGAATTAATGGTTATGACATAATTGCCCAAAGTGTTCCTTCTAATACGGTAGCTAGAGATCCTCGGTCAATTTTCTATCCTTCCGATCCCAAAGTAAGAGATAATGTATTAAAACCTGTAGGAACACCCAATGGAGAATTTGGAGAAGGAATAATAGGACTAAAGATTAAAAGTATACCAGATGGATCTATGTTCAAACAATTGGATCCATTAAATCCTGATGAATTAGAAATAGAAGAACCAGAACCAGATTTATATATTATAGAAATAACTAGAGAACAATATATAGATGAAAACTTTACAATGGTTTTAACGCCTAAAGTTTTACATGGGCCAACCCCCGCAGATAAGAGAAATTATAAGAAATCTATTAAAACTGCTAAAAACATGGCAAAAACTCCCAATCGGGTTATCAAAATAAATGGGACGCCAAAACAGCAAAAACAGTTTAGAAAAGACTTGATAAAAGCAGGCGTTGATCCTAAAAAAATTCGAAATGATTTACCTAGCAATAAAACAAATTCTTCTTTTGGTATACAAGTAGGTGAAGTAAAAACAAGAATTATAGAGACAACTAGAAAATTGAATAAATGA